A region from the Benincasa hispida cultivar B227 chromosome 8, ASM972705v1, whole genome shotgun sequence genome encodes:
- the LOC120083172 gene encoding heme-binding protein 2-like has translation MENPKLSIFLINLLCFLGLCIAIESPQYAVVHSESDFEIRFYRKSTWMSAPVQDPSFEKATKNGFHRLFQYIQGANLNWSRIAMTAPVLTSIIPGAGPLHSSSYLVQFYLPLKFQASPPLPLPELKLKPSRWEAHCVAVRKFSGFARDEKVIKEAEKLATSLSRFPMANSTSERGYAYAIAQYDSPFRLIGRVNEVWVDVHASELDGCKSSAIAAL, from the exons ATGGAGAATCCGAAATTATCGATCTTTCTTATCAACCTCTTGTGTTTTCTCGGTCTTTGCATCGCCATTGAATCACCCCAATACGCTGTTGTTCATTCAGAATCAGACTTCGAAATCAGATTTTACAGAAAATCCACTTGGATGTCCGCTCCCGTCCAGGACCCATCCTTCGAGAAAGCTACGAAAAATGGTTTCCACAG ACTGTTCCAGTACATACAAGGTGCCAATTTGAATTGGTCAAGGATTGCCATGACTGCTCCTGTCTTGACAAGCATTATCCCTGGGGCTGGCCCTCTTCACTCCTCCTCTTATCTTGTTCAATTCTATCTGCCACTTAAGTTTCAAGCTTCACCCCCTCTTCCTCTTCCTGAACTGAAACTGAAGCCCTCTCGTTGGGAAGCTCATTGTGTTGCTGTTAGAAAGTTCTCTGGATTTGCAAGGGATGAGAAGGTCATAAAGGAGGCAGAGAAACTTGCCACCAGCTTGAGTAGGTTCCCTATGGCGAATTCCACCTCTGAAAGGGGTTATGCATATGCCATTGCCCAATATGACTCTCCCTTCCGGTTGATCGGACGGGTTAATGAAGTCTGGGTCGATGTCCATGCATCCGAGTTGGATGGATGTAAATCTAGTGCCATTGCTGCATTGTAA
- the LOC120083742 gene encoding plant UBX domain-containing protein 10-like encodes MSSTMRETSRLAEASINGIVRRMVNLPRNILGGFSRVMNGGRRNQTLPSSYQYQILQQDISNVPEEWSFLTSFQYQYGSVHPFFYACRFAEAMKIAEDEHKFLFLYLHSPDHPFTPSFCEETLCSELVVQFLDANFICWGAVANRGDGLQMATTLGATSFPFCAVIAPAPAESITVLQQLEGPLSPAELVEILQRTIEEQGSAFGSSKLKREEKIRADRRIREEQDRAYHAALKEDKERERLKNLPLVLPKKANDERLKQNSPSKQQNGMKEPTFTRETPNKDPASKGKDSQPSSQIQIRFPNGEKRERSFSSMDKVKSIYSYINSLGLPGTENYRLIASFPRRVYGMDEMNMTLKDAGLHPRASLFLEYQ; translated from the exons atgtcatcaaCAATGAGGGAAACTTCGAGATTAGCTGAGGCCTCAATCAATGGTATCGTCCGGCGGATGGTTAATCTTCCGAGAAACATATTAGGAGGATTTTCAAGAGTTATgaatggaggaagaagaaaccaGACTCTGCCATCCAGTTACCAATATCAGATCCTGCAGCAGGACATATCAAATGTCCCGGAAGAATGGTCTTTCCTGACCAGTTTCCAGTACCAGTATGGCTCAGTGCACCCTTTCTTTTACGCCTGTCGATTTGCAGAAGCCATGAAGATAGCAGAAGATGAACACAAGTTCTTATTCTTGTATCTGCATTCACCAGATCACCCATTCACACCCTCTTTCTGTGAGGAGACACTGTGTTCAGAGCTAGTAGTGCAGTTTCTTGATGCTAATTTCATTTGTTGGGGAGCAGTTGCAAACAGAGGTGATGGTCTACAGATGGCTACAACATTAGGAGCTACCAGTTTCCCTTTCTGTGCTGTAATTGCTCCGGCTCCGGCCGAAAGTATAACAGTCCTACAACAG CTTGAAGGGCCACTTTCTCCAGCTGAGTTAGTGGAGATTCTACAGAGGACAATTGAGGAGCAGGGATCAGCTTTTGGTAGCTCCAAACTGAAGCGAGAAGAAAAGATAAGAGCAGATCGCAGGATTAGAGAAGAGCAAGACAGAGCATATCATGCCGCTCTTAAAGAAGATAAG GAGAGGGAAAGACTTAAAAATCTTCCTCTGGTGCTACCGAAGAAAGCAAATGATGAGAGGCTCAAGCAGAATTCTCCAAGTAAACAGCAAAATGGAATGAAAGAACCTACATTTACTCGTGAAACTCCAAACAAGGATCCTGCAAGTAAAGGAAAAGATTCTCAGCCTAGTTCCCAG ATACAAATAAGGTTTCCAAATggtgaaaagagagagagaagctTTTCAAGCATGGACAAGGTGAAATCAATTTACAGTTACATCAATTCGCTCGGTCTTCCGGGTACTGAAAACTATAGATTGATAGCAAGCTTCCCAAGAAGAGTATATGGTATGGATGAGATGAATATGACTCTGAAAGATGCTGGCCTTCACCCAAGAGCAAGTCTGTTTCTGGAGTATCAATGA